From Streptomyces zhihengii, the proteins below share one genomic window:
- a CDS encoding very short patch repair endonuclease, translated as MSGDRADPTPSSAAVSARMRRQVSQDTGCEVAVRRILHAEGLRYRVHYPVPGMARRKIDIAFSRAKVAVFLDGCFWHGCPQHATQPKSNAAWWREKLDRNMARDRETNLHLESEGWTVLRFWEHEAPANVATRVTDVVVRIRRQEGDSREAPSGRISSG; from the coding sequence ATGAGCGGGGATCGAGCCGATCCGACCCCGTCCTCGGCAGCCGTGTCGGCGAGGATGAGAAGACAGGTGTCGCAGGACACGGGCTGCGAAGTGGCGGTGCGCAGGATCCTCCATGCCGAGGGGCTGCGCTACCGCGTTCACTATCCGGTTCCCGGAATGGCCAGGCGGAAGATCGACATCGCGTTCAGCCGTGCCAAGGTGGCCGTCTTTCTCGACGGCTGCTTCTGGCACGGCTGCCCGCAGCATGCCACCCAGCCGAAGTCGAACGCCGCATGGTGGCGGGAGAAGCTCGACAGGAACATGGCACGTGATCGCGAGACGAACCTCCACCTGGAGTCCGAGGGTTGGACGGTCCTGCGGTTCTGGGAGCACGAGGCTCCGGCGAATGTGGCGACTCGGGTGACGGATGTCGTGGTCCGCATCCGACGGCAGGAGGGGGATTCGCGGGAAGCACCGTCGGGAAGGATCAGTTCCGGCTGA
- a CDS encoding SEC-C domain-containing protein has product MRPDTPADHTAEAERLLRTAAQYPEDDEQLLLQAAAHLELAGDREGASGLYDRLLADEPDHPQLVKALQAANLWEYGHEAEARALIAGVRITAPAEAAPWEIIAETLESHDELEASHECFSEALALLLPEDDEVPYAAQSLLAGRHRVRRMLGLPHDDHDALADRVHSTRTPDFSLDELHDPKRLWALGSDNPAELKAEIARLRAELGSYRSALSRPFPVAVLHWPARDLAELLEAYPDLAAEYPSHEAHLAGIESSLRDLAATGTENLGIVTATVPSYEAFAASEASSPTNTALLPQYATTLAARGRALPWPPAKSAACWCGSGEPYRGCHGATASS; this is encoded by the coding sequence ATGCGCCCCGACACGCCTGCTGACCACACCGCCGAAGCCGAGCGCCTGCTGCGCACCGCAGCGCAGTACCCGGAGGACGACGAACAGCTCCTGCTCCAGGCCGCGGCCCATCTGGAACTCGCCGGCGACCGTGAGGGCGCGTCCGGCCTCTACGACCGCCTGCTCGCCGACGAGCCCGACCACCCGCAGCTCGTCAAGGCCCTCCAGGCCGCGAACCTCTGGGAGTACGGGCACGAGGCAGAGGCCCGGGCCCTGATCGCGGGCGTCCGCATCACGGCCCCGGCCGAGGCGGCCCCCTGGGAGATCATCGCCGAGACCCTGGAGTCCCACGACGAGCTGGAGGCGTCCCACGAGTGCTTCTCCGAGGCGCTCGCGCTGCTGCTCCCCGAGGACGACGAGGTCCCGTACGCGGCGCAGTCGCTGCTCGCAGGGCGCCACCGGGTGCGCCGGATGCTGGGCCTGCCGCACGACGACCACGACGCCCTGGCGGACCGGGTCCACTCCACCCGCACCCCTGACTTCAGCCTCGACGAGCTCCACGACCCCAAGCGCCTGTGGGCCCTCGGCTCCGACAACCCGGCCGAGCTGAAGGCGGAGATCGCCCGCCTGCGCGCGGAACTCGGCTCCTACCGCTCGGCGCTCTCCCGGCCGTTCCCGGTCGCCGTCCTGCACTGGCCGGCCCGGGATCTCGCCGAACTCCTGGAGGCGTACCCGGACCTGGCCGCCGAGTACCCCTCGCACGAGGCCCACCTCGCCGGCATCGAGTCCTCCCTCCGCGACCTCGCGGCCACCGGCACCGAGAACCTCGGCATCGTCACCGCGACGGTCCCCTCCTACGAGGCCTTCGCCGCCTCCGAGGCCTCCTCCCCCACCAACACCGCCCTCCTCCCCCAGTACGCCACCACCCTCGCCGCCCGCGGCCGCGCCCTGCCGTGGCCTCCGGCGAAGTCGGCGGCGTGCTGGTGCGGGTCGGGGGAGCCTTACCGGGGGTGTCACGGGGCGACCGCTTCGTCATGA
- a CDS encoding SigE family RNA polymerase sigma factor has protein sequence MKQDRNAEFAEFAAAAWPRLVRTATLLTGDFHEAEDLVQTTLAKVWSHFRRIPRDEIDVYVRRALINNNISRVRRRRVVHLLMPFLPESAHRVQPDHTEAAERRAEVLRALTVLPPRQRAVVVLRYWEDMSEQDIARVLNCSVGTVKTHTRRALGTLRGQPLLADSRTRSATRTGPRHPGTPSAPTGPSSPGAHR, from the coding sequence GTGAAGCAGGACCGCAACGCAGAGTTCGCCGAGTTCGCGGCGGCGGCCTGGCCGCGGCTGGTGCGCACCGCCACCCTGCTCACCGGCGACTTCCACGAGGCGGAGGACCTGGTGCAGACGACGCTGGCCAAGGTCTGGTCGCACTTCCGCCGCATACCGCGCGACGAGATCGACGTGTACGTCCGCCGGGCGCTGATCAACAACAACATCAGCCGCGTCCGCCGGCGGCGGGTCGTCCACCTGCTGATGCCGTTCCTGCCGGAGTCCGCCCACCGTGTCCAGCCCGACCACACCGAGGCGGCCGAGCGCCGCGCCGAGGTGCTCCGGGCACTGACCGTGCTGCCGCCCCGGCAGCGCGCGGTGGTGGTGCTGCGCTACTGGGAGGACATGAGCGAGCAGGACATCGCACGGGTCCTGAACTGCTCGGTCGGCACGGTGAAGACCCATACGCGGCGGGCCCTGGGGACGCTGCGCGGCCAGCCCCTGCTGGCCGACAGCCGCACGCGGTCCGCCACCCGGACCGGCCCGCGGCACCCCGGCACACCCTCCGCGCCCACCGGCCCCTCCTCCCCCGGAGCCCATCGATGA
- a CDS encoding DUF6412 domain-containing protein has translation MFSGTPRLARLTGLLFFLLVEFALIDGDGLVTAVALAATATAAAGSALVVCSVISARCAPAVPRTRVRTALRDREKRTAFLPQRDPDARGRRRPRAPGRLLLTAS, from the coding sequence ATGTTCAGCGGCACCCCCCGCCTCGCCCGGCTCACCGGGCTGCTGTTCTTCCTCCTCGTCGAGTTCGCCCTGATCGACGGCGACGGCCTCGTCACCGCCGTCGCGCTCGCCGCCACGGCGACCGCCGCCGCCGGTTCCGCGCTCGTCGTCTGCTCGGTCATCAGCGCACGCTGCGCCCCCGCCGTCCCGCGGACCCGGGTCAGAACGGCCCTGCGCGACCGTGAGAAGCGCACCGCCTTCCTCCCGCAGCGCGATCCGGACGCCCGCGGGCGCCGGCGCCCCCGAGCCCCCGGCCGTCTCCTCCTGACGGCTTCGTAG
- a CDS encoding YidC/Oxa1 family membrane protein insertase, with protein sequence MSVFATLVERLADLLQPLFAASATAAAIVVFTALVRLAVHPLSRAAARGAKARTRLAPQLAELRTKHGKNQERLQKATMELYAKEKVSPFSGCLPSLLQLPAFFVLYHLFSNTSIGGEPNGLLDHDLFAAPLGGRWADALADGGVFGGAGLVYLGLFALVAAVATFNFRRTKRQMAAAPAPTGDAVPGMGAMLKFMPLMSFATLITVAVVPLAAALYVVTSTTWSAVERVFLYRDMPVAGALAATT encoded by the coding sequence ATGTCCGTTTTCGCCACGCTGGTCGAGCGGCTCGCCGACCTGCTCCAGCCGCTGTTCGCCGCCTCGGCCACGGCCGCCGCCATCGTCGTCTTCACCGCCCTCGTGCGGCTCGCGGTCCACCCCCTCTCCCGCGCCGCGGCCCGGGGCGCCAAGGCGCGTACCCGGCTCGCGCCGCAGCTCGCGGAGCTGCGCACCAAGCACGGCAAGAATCAGGAGCGCCTGCAGAAGGCGACGATGGAGCTGTACGCGAAGGAGAAGGTGTCGCCGTTCTCCGGCTGCCTGCCCTCGCTGCTCCAGCTCCCGGCGTTCTTCGTGCTCTACCACCTGTTCTCGAACACGAGCATCGGCGGCGAGCCCAACGGGCTCCTGGACCACGACCTCTTCGCCGCCCCGCTCGGCGGGCGCTGGGCGGACGCGCTCGCGGACGGCGGGGTGTTCGGCGGGGCCGGGCTCGTGTACCTGGGGCTGTTCGCGCTGGTCGCGGCGGTGGCCACGTTCAACTTCCGGCGCACCAAGCGGCAGATGGCGGCCGCTCCGGCGCCCACGGGGGACGCGGTGCCCGGGATGGGCGCGATGCTGAAGTTCATGCCGCTGATGTCCTTCGCGACGCTGATCACCGTCGCCGTCGTGCCGCTGGCGGCCGCGCTGTACGTGGTCACCAGCACCACCTGGAGCGCGGTGGAGCGGGTGTTCCTCTACCGGGACATGCCGGTGGCGGGCGCCCTCGCGGCGACGACCTGA
- a CDS encoding fumarylacetoacetate hydrolase family protein encodes MKLLRVGTAGSERPALLDGDGDRATLRDLSGLVPDIDAALLADGAALDRIRAAAAAGELPELDATGLRVGPPLARVGKVVCIGLNYHGHAAETGAEPPAEPVVFLKAADTVVGPDDVVLVPRGSRKTDWEVELAVVIGRTARYIADDEDPLAYVAGYAVSHDVSEREFQIERGGTWDKGKNCETFNPLGPWLVTADEVPDPQALGLRLWVNGELKQDGGTADQIFPVAEVVRYLSRFMTLYPGDVVNTGTPAGVAMGQPEPKPYLRAGDVVELEIDGLGRQRQELKDA; translated from the coding sequence ATGAAACTGCTGCGTGTCGGTACGGCGGGCTCCGAGCGCCCCGCACTGCTCGACGGTGACGGCGACCGGGCCACCCTGCGTGACCTGTCCGGACTCGTCCCCGACATCGACGCCGCGCTGCTCGCGGACGGCGCCGCGCTCGACCGGATACGGGCCGCGGCCGCCGCGGGCGAGCTGCCCGAGCTGGACGCCACCGGGCTGCGCGTCGGCCCGCCGCTGGCCCGGGTGGGCAAGGTCGTGTGCATCGGGCTGAACTACCACGGCCATGCGGCGGAGACCGGCGCCGAGCCCCCGGCCGAGCCGGTCGTCTTCCTCAAGGCGGCGGACACGGTCGTGGGCCCGGACGACGTGGTGCTGGTGCCGCGCGGCAGCCGCAAGACCGACTGGGAGGTCGAGCTGGCGGTGGTCATCGGGCGCACCGCCCGCTACATCGCCGACGACGAGGACCCGCTGGCCTACGTGGCCGGGTACGCCGTCTCCCACGACGTCTCCGAGCGCGAGTTCCAGATCGAGCGCGGCGGCACCTGGGACAAGGGCAAGAACTGCGAGACGTTCAACCCGCTGGGCCCCTGGCTGGTGACCGCCGACGAGGTGCCCGACCCGCAGGCCCTCGGCCTGCGGCTGTGGGTGAACGGCGAGCTCAAGCAGGACGGCGGCACGGCCGACCAGATCTTCCCGGTGGCCGAGGTCGTCCGGTACCTCAGCCGCTTCATGACGCTCTACCCGGGCGACGTCGTCAACACGGGCACCCCGGCCGGGGTCGCCATGGGGCAGCCCGAGCCCAAGCCGTACCTGCGCGCCGGCGACGTGGTGGAGCTGGAGATCGACGGGCTCGGCCGCCAGCGCCAGGAGCTCAAGGACGCCTGA
- a CDS encoding heme-degrading domain-containing protein, whose protein sequence is MSDDSTTGPDTTPAAPGASAPGAHLSVAEIEEQEHRLTLSRFSNGDAWKLGSLLVEMGHLREAPVAIDIRRGPQQLFHCALPGSSADNDAWIDRKRRVVERYGVSSYLVGARHRAKGTTFEESSRLDPDVYAAHGGSFPIAVEGVGVIGCVTVSGLPQAEDHAMVVEALERFAAHQDGGSGVAGPPS, encoded by the coding sequence ATGAGCGACGACAGCACCACCGGCCCCGACACCACCCCCGCCGCTCCCGGGGCGTCCGCTCCCGGCGCGCACCTCTCGGTCGCCGAGATCGAGGAGCAGGAACACCGCCTGACCCTGAGCCGCTTCTCGAACGGCGACGCCTGGAAGCTCGGCAGCCTGCTGGTCGAGATGGGCCATCTGCGCGAGGCGCCGGTCGCGATCGACATCCGCCGCGGCCCGCAGCAGCTCTTCCACTGCGCGCTGCCCGGATCGAGCGCGGACAACGACGCCTGGATCGACCGCAAGCGCCGGGTCGTCGAGCGGTACGGCGTCAGCTCGTACCTGGTGGGGGCGCGCCACCGGGCCAAGGGGACGACGTTCGAGGAGTCGTCGCGGCTCGACCCCGACGTGTACGCGGCCCACGGCGGGTCGTTCCCGATCGCCGTCGAGGGCGTCGGCGTCATCGGCTGTGTGACGGTGTCCGGTCTGCCGCAGGCCGAGGACCACGCGATGGTGGTCGAGGCGCTGGAGCGTTTCGCCGCCCACCAGGACGGCGGCAGCGGGGTCGCGGGCCCGCCCTCCTGA
- a CDS encoding Gfo/Idh/MocA family oxidoreductase: MTGPGTPLRVGLVGYGLAGSVFHAPLISTTDGLVVDTVVTSREERRAEARAALGDGVRFAASPDELWERAGDLDLIVVASPNRTHVPIAAAALRAGLAVVVDKPLAGTAAEARELAALAEERGQVLSVFQNRRWDNDFLTLRRLVADGELGDVQRFESRFERWRPQPKGGWRESGDPAEIGGLLYDLGSHVVDQALTLFGPAVRVYAESDVRRPGAAADDDTFIAITHEGGVRSHLYVSATTAQLGPRFRVLGSKAGYVKYGLDPQEADLRDGRLPAAGAPWGVEPRELWGRLGAGESPVTGGGTPVESVPGDYPAYYAAVAAAVRGEGPVPVTALEAAAALDVLEAARRSARDGVSVEISA; the protein is encoded by the coding sequence ATGACTGGTCCCGGCACCCCCCTCCGCGTCGGACTCGTGGGCTACGGCCTGGCGGGCTCCGTCTTCCACGCACCGCTGATCTCCACCACCGACGGCCTCGTCGTCGACACGGTGGTCACCTCGCGCGAGGAGCGCAGGGCCGAGGCGCGCGCCGCCCTCGGCGACGGCGTCCGCTTCGCCGCGTCGCCGGACGAGCTGTGGGAGCGGGCCGGTGACCTGGACCTGATCGTGGTCGCCTCGCCGAACAGGACACACGTCCCGATCGCCGCCGCCGCACTCCGGGCCGGCCTGGCCGTGGTCGTGGACAAGCCGCTCGCCGGCACCGCCGCCGAGGCGCGCGAGCTCGCCGCCCTCGCCGAGGAGCGGGGCCAGGTGCTCTCCGTCTTCCAGAACCGCCGCTGGGACAACGACTTCCTCACCCTGCGGCGGCTCGTCGCGGACGGCGAGCTCGGCGACGTCCAGCGCTTCGAGTCCCGTTTCGAGCGCTGGCGCCCGCAGCCCAAGGGCGGCTGGCGGGAGTCGGGCGACCCGGCCGAGATCGGCGGGCTGCTGTACGACCTGGGCAGCCATGTCGTCGACCAGGCCCTGACGCTCTTCGGCCCGGCCGTCCGGGTGTACGCGGAGTCCGATGTCCGCCGCCCCGGCGCGGCGGCGGACGACGACACCTTCATCGCCATCACCCACGAGGGCGGCGTCCGCTCCCATCTGTACGTCAGCGCGACGACGGCACAGCTCGGCCCCCGTTTCCGGGTACTCGGCTCGAAGGCCGGGTACGTGAAGTACGGACTCGACCCCCAGGAGGCCGACCTGCGCGACGGACGGCTGCCGGCCGCCGGCGCCCCGTGGGGTGTGGAGCCCCGGGAGCTGTGGGGCCGTCTCGGCGCCGGGGAGTCCCCCGTGACCGGCGGGGGCACCCCCGTCGAGAGCGTGCCCGGCGACTACCCGGCGTACTACGCGGCGGTCGCCGCCGCCGTGCGCGGTGAAGGCCCCGTGCCGGTGACCGCCCTGGAGGCGGCAGCCGCCCTCGACGTCCTGGAAGCCGCCCGCCGTTCCGCGCGGGACGGCGTGAGTGTGGAGATCAGCGCATGA
- a CDS encoding ROK family transcriptional regulator, whose translation MTRPDPHAPHAPDAPPAARRAAPAGGVNLPALRSHNAALVLDLLRGAGEAGISRIELAEGTGLTPQAVSKIVARLRAEGMAAEAGRRASTGGKPRTVLRLVPSAGYAVGLHLDRDELTAVLLDLAGTRVATHRAPLDLGAPAARVVAAAATQVAALLARAAPPGAGPHGGGGSRVPAARHAPGRAARAYGARGSGHCLGPARARRTDHCPGRRLARPYGACGVGRRPHRRAVPAAPAAARTSGGAPAPAADLPAPAPPAPGAHLPAPGGPAPWPRVLGAGVAMPGPLDHTRGVPHRVTGHPHWDGYPLRDALAARLGLPVVLDKDTNAAALGLALRGPGDSFAYLHLGTGLGAGLVLGGALHRGARTGAGEFGHQVLQLDGPVCGCGERGCVEVLCLAAVARGDVAEAARVLGTAAGNLVGLLDIDRVLLGGRVVAAAEEAFVRGVAEVVARRGPVPVAPAPGGPHTVAEGAAQLVLAPVFGRAPAAPAADPAG comes from the coding sequence GTGACGCGTCCCGATCCCCATGCCCCGCACGCCCCCGACGCCCCGCCGGCCGCCCGGCGCGCGGCACCGGCGGGCGGAGTCAACCTGCCCGCGCTGCGCAGCCACAACGCGGCGCTCGTGCTCGACCTGCTGCGCGGCGCGGGGGAGGCCGGCATCAGCCGGATCGAGCTGGCGGAGGGCACGGGGCTGACCCCGCAGGCCGTCAGCAAGATCGTCGCCCGGCTGCGGGCCGAGGGCATGGCCGCCGAGGCGGGACGGCGCGCCTCCACCGGCGGCAAGCCGCGCACCGTGCTGCGGCTGGTCCCCTCGGCCGGGTACGCGGTGGGGCTCCACCTGGACCGCGACGAGCTGACGGCCGTCCTCCTCGACCTGGCCGGCACCCGTGTCGCGACCCACCGGGCGCCCCTCGACCTGGGCGCCCCTGCGGCGAGGGTGGTGGCGGCCGCCGCCACCCAGGTCGCGGCGCTCCTCGCCCGTGCGGCCCCGCCCGGGGCGGGGCCGCACGGGGGCGGCGGCAGCCGCGTCCCGGCCGCCCGGCACGCACCGGGCCGAGCCGCCCGGGCGTACGGCGCCCGTGGATCCGGCCACTGCCTCGGCCCGGCACGTGCCCGCCGGACCGACCACTGCCCCGGCCGCCGGCTCGCCCGGCCGTACGGCGCCTGCGGGGTCGGCCGCCGCCCGCACCGGCGCGCGGTGCCCGCGGCACCGGCCGCGGCGCGGACCTCCGGGGGCGCGCCCGCCCCGGCCGCGGACCTGCCCGCCCCCGCACCGCCCGCCCCCGGCGCACACCTGCCCGCCCCCGGCGGGCCCGCCCCGTGGCCGCGGGTGCTCGGGGCCGGGGTGGCGATGCCCGGGCCGCTGGACCACACCCGGGGCGTCCCGCACCGGGTCACCGGGCACCCCCACTGGGACGGCTACCCGCTGCGGGACGCGCTCGCCGCGCGCCTCGGCCTGCCGGTCGTGCTCGACAAGGACACCAACGCCGCCGCCCTCGGTCTCGCGCTGCGCGGCCCGGGCGACTCCTTCGCCTACCTCCACCTCGGCACCGGGCTCGGCGCCGGGCTGGTGCTCGGCGGGGCGCTGCACCGGGGCGCGCGCACCGGGGCGGGGGAGTTCGGGCACCAGGTGCTCCAGCTCGACGGCCCCGTCTGCGGCTGCGGCGAACGCGGCTGCGTCGAGGTGCTGTGCCTGGCCGCCGTCGCCCGCGGCGACGTCGCCGAGGCCGCCCGGGTGCTCGGCACGGCCGCCGGCAACCTCGTCGGGCTGCTCGACATCGACCGGGTGCTGCTCGGCGGACGGGTCGTCGCCGCGGCCGAGGAGGCGTTCGTGCGCGGGGTCGCCGAGGTCGTCGCGCGCCGCGGCCCGGTGCCCGTGGCGCCCGCGCCGGGCGGTCCGCACACGGTCGCCGAGGGGGCGGCGCAACTGGTGCTGGCGCCGGTCTTCGGCCGGGCCCCGGCCGCGCCCGCCGCCGACCCGGCAGGGTGA